TGCAGCACTGTAAGCACCGCAAGCAAAAAGGCTTGGGATTAAAAGACGGATACCAAGAATAAACAGGGATGTGGCAGCATATACCACATCCCTGTTTTTATTCTTGTCACTGCCAAATGTAACACAATTACAGTCCACTACATATTATTCATAATGTATAGCGTTGTTAGACTGCGTTAACATTCTTAATCAAACCTAATAACAAGGGAGGATCTGAAATGTACGGTTCAACGACATTAAACAGTGCACCTGTGGGCTCATTTGTGCTGGTGAAAGAAGTAAATGCAGAAGGGTTGACACGCAGGCGGCTTTTAGACCTGGGTTTAGTCCCCGGTACCCGGGTGGAGGTTATCCGCCGCAGTCCGGTAGGCGACCCTATTGCCTTTAATATACGTGGTGCTATAATCGCTTTGCGTCAAGAAGAATCAAGTAAAGTAACGGTTATAGACAGCTAGAGGATATCTCCCTATCTCCGAGGGGCAAAGGAGGATAAAAAATGGGTTTGACTTACCAGTCAACCGGTAAACTGGCCAACCGTGAAGCATTTGACGTACCGGTATCAGCAAATGAACCTGTTATTGCCCTGGCCGGTAATCCCAATACCGGCAAAAGTACCGTGTTTAATGCTTTAACCGGATTGCGCCAGCATACCGGTAACTGGCCGGGAAAAACAGTACTACAGACAAAGGGTATTTTCATACATGAAGGCCAACAATACACCCTGGTTGATCTGCCGGGAACATACTCATTGTTGGCCAACTCCGTAGACGAACAAGTGGCCAGGGATTTTATCTGCTTCGCAAAACCGGATGCAACCATTGTGGTTGTTGATGCCACCTGCCTGGAAAGGAACTTAAATCTTGCCTTGCAGGTTATGGAAATAACTGAGCAAGTGGTCCTCTGTGTCAATTTAATTGATGAGGCAAGACGTAGAAAATTAAATATTGATACCGGTGCGTTAACCAGAGCATTAGGC
This window of the Bacillota bacterium genome carries:
- a CDS encoding ferrous iron transport protein A, whose protein sequence is MYGSTTLNSAPVGSFVLVKEVNAEGLTRRRLLDLGLVPGTRVEVIRRSPVGDPIAFNIRGAIIALRQEESSKVTVIDS